A DNA window from Halostella salina contains the following coding sequences:
- a CDS encoding sigma-70 family RNA polymerase sigma factor produces MTGQTTLGGFSGDLSELTPAERSAYLAVERGDYGPREYQREQGYSSPGTVSNLLARARSKVDDGGNA; encoded by the coding sequence ATGACCGGACAAACTACCCTTGGCGGGTTCTCCGGCGACCTGTCGGAGCTGACGCCCGCCGAACGGTCGGCGTACCTCGCCGTCGAGCGAGGCGACTACGGCCCACGGGAGTACCAGCGCGAACAGGGGTACTCCTCGCCGGGAACGGTGAGCAATCTGCTCGCTCGCGCTCGGAGCAAGGTCGACGACGGGGGCAACGCATGA
- a CDS encoding beta clamp domain-containing protein (Sliding clamp subunit. Responsible for tethering the catalytic subunit of DNA polymerase to DNA during high-speed replication. Proliferating cell nuclear antigen homolog.), whose product MSAEAEGADDAPTTEAETFTATVEAGVLDSYLDCLTAFVDEAKVELTADGLHVEAIDAANVAGVFADLPAGEFESYDAGGGVVGVNIGKLQTAIGLADGSEAIVTLYLDPETRKLDVDGSDFSYSVGLIDPDSVRQSPDRPDLDLSNRVTLGADQFKRAVDGVENVSDHAGFHVEPDDEALFIVGEGDLDDLEFEFTRDDHLHDFDAEGPSTSLFSHEYLDSVTGKLAGPVDIDTDDQMPIWLTFERNGATVEYMIAPRIRNT is encoded by the coding sequence ATGAGCGCCGAAGCCGAAGGGGCCGACGACGCGCCGACGACGGAGGCCGAGACGTTCACGGCGACCGTCGAGGCGGGCGTGCTCGACTCCTACCTCGACTGCCTGACCGCGTTCGTCGACGAGGCGAAGGTCGAACTGACCGCCGACGGGCTTCACGTCGAGGCGATCGACGCGGCGAACGTCGCGGGCGTGTTCGCGGACCTGCCCGCCGGGGAGTTCGAGAGCTACGACGCCGGTGGCGGAGTCGTCGGGGTCAACATCGGCAAGCTACAGACGGCCATCGGCCTCGCCGACGGATCTGAGGCCATCGTCACGCTGTACCTGGACCCGGAGACGCGGAAGCTCGACGTCGATGGCAGCGACTTCAGTTACTCCGTCGGACTCATCGATCCGGACAGCGTCAGGCAGTCCCCGGACCGTCCGGACCTCGACCTGTCGAACCGGGTGACCCTCGGCGCGGACCAGTTCAAGCGCGCGGTTGACGGCGTCGAGAACGTCAGCGACCACGCTGGCTTTCACGTCGAACCCGACGACGAGGCGCTTTTCATCGTCGGCGAGGGCGACCTCGACGACCTGGAGTTCGAGTTTACCCGGGACGACCACCTACACGACTTCGACGCCGAGGGACCGTCGACCTCGCTGTTCTCCCACGAGTACCTCGACTCTGTCACCGGGAAACTCGCCGGGCCGGTGGACATCGACACGGACGACCAGATGCCGATCTGGCTCACGTTCGAGCGGAACGGCGCGACTGTCGAGTACATGATCGCCCCGCGGATCCGGAACACGTGA
- a CDS encoding tyrosine-type recombinase/integrase, giving the protein MSDDLEPITPEEAVDLYLSHREPELSKKTLQNHSYRLDAFVEWCEETGLTNLNDLSGRDLHRFRVWRQRDVNLVTLRGQLATLRVFLEFCASIDAVEPGMRERVKLPDVDRGEEARDEMLDEDRARAILSYLERFKRASREHVIMAVLWHTGIRLGGLRSVDLDDYEPAEKCFWLRHRPETDTPLKNQEPAERPIALDDYYCDVLDEYIEYHRHDVRDEHGRRPLITSEQGRLSPGQIRSEVYRLTQPCLIGDCPHGRDRASCEATVYGHYSECPSSLSPHTIRRGAITHQLREDIPEEVVSDRCDVSSEVLDRHYDRRTDREKMEQRRDYITDLDS; this is encoded by the coding sequence ATGAGCGACGACCTCGAACCCATCACGCCCGAGGAGGCCGTCGACCTCTACCTCTCGCACCGCGAGCCGGAGCTGAGCAAGAAGACGCTGCAGAACCACAGTTATCGGCTCGACGCGTTCGTCGAGTGGTGCGAGGAGACCGGGCTGACGAACCTGAACGACCTCTCCGGGCGCGACCTCCACCGCTTCCGCGTGTGGCGACAGCGCGACGTGAACCTCGTCACCCTCCGCGGGCAACTGGCGACGCTCCGCGTGTTCCTGGAGTTCTGCGCGTCGATCGACGCCGTCGAGCCGGGGATGCGCGAGCGCGTGAAGCTCCCGGACGTGGACCGCGGCGAGGAAGCCCGCGACGAGATGCTCGACGAGGACCGCGCCCGCGCCATACTGAGCTATCTGGAGCGGTTCAAGCGCGCCAGCCGCGAGCACGTCATCATGGCCGTGCTCTGGCACACAGGCATCCGCCTCGGCGGCCTTCGGTCGGTCGACCTCGACGACTACGAGCCCGCCGAGAAGTGCTTCTGGTTACGGCACCGACCGGAGACGGACACGCCGCTGAAGAATCAGGAGCCCGCGGAGCGGCCCATTGCGCTCGACGACTACTACTGCGACGTGCTCGACGAGTACATCGAGTACCACCGGCACGACGTTCGGGACGAACACGGCCGACGACCGCTCATCACGAGCGAGCAGGGCCGGCTCAGCCCCGGACAGATACGGTCGGAGGTGTACCGTCTCACTCAGCCGTGTCTCATCGGCGACTGCCCGCACGGCCGCGACCGCGCCAGTTGCGAGGCGACGGTGTACGGCCACTACTCGGAGTGTCCGAGCAGCCTGTCGCCCCACACCATCCGGCGCGGCGCGATCACGCACCAGCTCCGCGAGGACATCCCCGAGGAGGTCGTCAGCGATCGGTG
- a CDS encoding PhiH1 repressor has protein sequence MRHSGTWMTIWDDRILEAIRDEGAGRVGNLGDTEGIRISKPHISRRCKTLAEHGLLAPLGNGVYTITEQGEAYLDEEYDAEAEAYIDTASNDGPTASEDTRSNG, from the coding sequence ATGAGACATTCAGGTACGTGGATGACAATATGGGATGATCGTATCTTGGAGGCAATACGCGATGAGGGAGCGGGTAGAGTGGGGAATTTGGGAGACACAGAGGGCATCCGGATCTCGAAACCCCACATCTCTCGGCGGTGTAAGACGCTCGCCGAGCACGGGCTACTGGCACCGCTCGGAAACGGAGTCTATACGATCACCGAACAGGGAGAGGCCTACCTCGATGAAGAGTACGATGCAGAGGCAGAGGCATACATAGATACCGCGTCGAACGACGGACCAACGGCCAGCGAAGATACACGTTCCAACGGATGA
- a CDS encoding rhomboid family intramembrane serine protease → MTTSESWKKQVSRSSSKAVVRLNRCRITLALTVAIGFIYLIEVALAGSIRSGAAYEYLQSLRTTLGPLFGVISPFVHSDHGHILQNSLFLLIFGSLVERRTETGDYLFFVLFVGIAGNTVGSPIHITNSVGISAVTYGLQARETVYRSVHLYPINESQIVDWIIWVSAIVLIGNEILSPTSGGSYSAHLFGIIVGALFESVSVANIIHKV, encoded by the coding sequence ATGACTACGTCAGAGTCTTGGAAGAAACAGGTCTCCCGAAGTAGCTCCAAAGCGGTCGTTAGACTGAACAGATGCCGTATCACGCTTGCTTTGACTGTCGCTATAGGATTTATTTATCTCATAGAAGTAGCATTAGCTGGTTCAATACGAAGCGGAGCAGCCTACGAGTATCTTCAGAGTCTCAGGACAACGCTTGGACCCCTATTTGGGGTTATATCTCCTTTTGTACATTCTGATCATGGTCACATTCTTCAAAATTCGCTATTTCTGCTTATATTCGGTTCTCTCGTTGAGCGCCGAACTGAGACTGGTGATTACCTCTTCTTTGTACTCTTCGTTGGGATTGCTGGAAACACCGTAGGAAGCCCTATTCATATTACCAACTCCGTTGGGATCAGTGCGGTGACATATGGATTACAAGCTCGCGAGACCGTTTACCGTTCTGTTCATCTCTACCCGATAAATGAATCTCAGATTGTGGATTGGATAATCTGGGTATCTGCTATAGTGCTAATTGGAAATGAGATACTATCCCCGACATCTGGAGGATCGTATTCCGCTCATCTCTTTGGGATCATTGTAGGCGCTCTGTTTGAATCAGTTAGCGTGGCAAATATTATACACAAGGTGTGA